Proteins encoded together in one Psychrobacter sp. 28M-43 window:
- a CDS encoding anthranilate synthase component I family protein: MLVSNHNTTEQTDSVPSPASKPSWRFGDLSAAELMPELQRHLLDQDIKANWQLVWLNNDGRPVIGLLPKVSWSVYPNDEQALNSSPNIYKVIKSCRSTDVRRDTNVNSADNSYAGTTAYMSYLEWQEELIAYSNAQEVNHDTSYINSEESSKSSYHHGLIGFIGYDIAALELSPADRIELAMQPSASLGHYDIYLTPTAHADTGWTLKSHLTNDDASENIGHKTNDNLVTTLTSYLNELDQKLSDKHLNQPQFKDVSNITPLVLSPRWSKLDYQQAFNRTQDYLQQGDCYQINLTQKWSGSLACKNNDVQSAFSLIDYLPALYRNTKAPFAGYVSIDSNGSDYLNRSSSFNADSNHFELLSCSPELFFTFTREIDTGKHSIRTKPIKGTMPRGTTNEQDELYKQQLVNSEKDRAENVMIVDLLRNDLGKYAKIGTVKVPQLFAIESFSNVHHMVSTITAELKTDTHPLAVLFGSLPAGSITGTPKKRAVEIIAELESTPRGAYCGTMGYMNFDGSGQWNVLIRTLQVNASSNGSLNRERHINLWAGGGITVASDCDAEYQECLDKVGNLLSVLAQKT; the protein is encoded by the coding sequence ATGCTTGTATCAAACCACAATACAACTGAGCAGACAGATTCTGTGCCATCGCCAGCTAGCAAACCTAGCTGGCGTTTTGGTGATTTGTCTGCTGCAGAGCTGATGCCTGAGCTACAACGTCACTTGCTCGACCAAGATATTAAAGCAAACTGGCAACTTGTTTGGCTTAATAACGATGGTCGACCCGTGATCGGCTTACTCCCAAAAGTCAGCTGGTCTGTTTATCCCAATGATGAGCAAGCTCTTAATAGTTCACCCAATATTTATAAAGTGATTAAAAGTTGTCGCAGTACTGACGTGCGCCGCGATACTAATGTAAATAGCGCTGATAATAGTTATGCTGGCACGACAGCTTATATGAGCTATCTAGAGTGGCAAGAAGAGCTAATCGCTTATAGCAATGCTCAAGAAGTTAATCACGACACGTCATATATCAATAGCGAAGAAAGCTCGAAGTCCAGTTATCATCATGGGCTAATCGGTTTTATTGGTTATGATATTGCAGCTCTCGAACTCAGCCCTGCCGATAGGATTGAATTGGCAATGCAGCCGTCTGCTTCGTTGGGACATTATGATATTTATCTAACACCTACGGCACATGCTGATACAGGTTGGACGTTAAAAAGTCATCTAACTAACGATGATGCTTCTGAGAATATTGGTCATAAGACAAACGATAACCTCGTAACCACTCTTACCTCTTACCTAAATGAACTGGATCAAAAACTGTCTGATAAACATCTCAATCAACCACAGTTTAAAGATGTATCAAACATCACTCCCCTAGTTTTAAGTCCGCGATGGAGTAAGCTTGATTATCAACAAGCATTTAATCGCACACAAGACTATCTACAGCAAGGCGACTGCTATCAAATAAACCTGACACAGAAATGGTCTGGCAGTTTAGCGTGTAAAAATAACGATGTTCAATCAGCCTTTTCGCTTATTGACTATTTGCCCGCACTGTATCGCAATACAAAAGCGCCTTTTGCAGGATATGTGAGCATTGATAGCAATGGTAGTGATTACCTAAATAGAAGCAGTAGCTTTAACGCAGACAGCAATCATTTTGAATTGTTAAGCTGCTCACCTGAGTTATTTTTTACATTCACTAGAGAAATTGACACTGGCAAACACTCTATTCGCACCAAGCCTATCAAGGGAACCATGCCGCGAGGTACGACTAACGAGCAAGATGAGCTGTATAAACAGCAACTGGTCAATAGCGAAAAAGACCGTGCCGAAAATGTCATGATTGTAGATTTACTGCGTAATGATTTGGGCAAATACGCCAAAATTGGCACTGTGAAAGTACCACAGTTATTTGCGATTGAGAGCTTTAGCAACGTGCATCATATGGTGAGTACTATTACCGCTGAGCTAAAAACTGATACTCATCCGTTGGCTGTATTGTTTGGTAGTCTGCCTGCTGGTTCTATCACTGGCACACCAAAAAAACGCGCTGTCGAAATCATCGCTGAACTGGAATCTACGCCACGCGGTGCCTATTGTGGCACTATGGGTTATATGAACTTTGATGGTAGTGGTCAATGGAATGTTTTGATTCGTACATTGCAAGTCAATGCTTCGTCAAATGGCAGCCTTAATAGAGAAAGGCACATCAACCTGTGGGCAGGTGGCGGTATTACGGTCGCGTCTGATTGTGATGCTGAATACCAAGAATGCTTAGATAAAGTAGGTAACTTATTATCAGTACTGGCTCAAAAAACCTAA
- the hisC gene encoding histidinol-phosphate transaminase, translated as MSESKIDTRLWSSKARNLSPYVPGEQPQHDNLCKLNTNENPFPPSPKVGEAIAKVLEQQADELRLYPAPESNDLRAALAQSYNLDINQVFVGNGSDEVLALVFASFFLKERPLLSPDIGYSFYPVYAQTFGVELVQIPLEEDFSIDPDAYRQPCSGIIIANPNAPTGLLLSLADIRKLASEHSNAVIVIDEAYIDFAQMDESNADVPVSAVSLINECDNVIVTQTFSKSRSLAGLRVGMAFGNASLIEALTRMKNSFNSYPLDKLAQAGATASVLDTEYFEQTRQQVIDLRTSLTAELTTLGYKVLPSHANFVFARPKDGNASAVASALREQGIIVRHFDKPRIAEYLRITIGTAEQNNRLIDALKALQVDASVAAE; from the coding sequence ATGAGTGAGTCAAAGATAGACACCAGACTATGGTCGTCTAAAGCGCGCAACTTGTCACCTTATGTTCCAGGTGAGCAGCCGCAACACGACAATCTATGCAAACTAAATACCAATGAAAACCCATTTCCACCCTCGCCAAAAGTAGGGGAGGCTATTGCCAAGGTTTTGGAACAGCAAGCTGATGAGTTACGTTTGTATCCTGCTCCTGAATCTAATGACCTACGTGCTGCATTGGCACAGTCATACAACCTTGATATCAATCAAGTATTTGTCGGTAATGGTTCGGACGAAGTCTTGGCGTTAGTATTTGCGAGCTTCTTTTTAAAAGAGCGTCCGCTGTTATCACCTGATATTGGTTACAGTTTTTATCCAGTATATGCGCAGACGTTCGGTGTAGAGCTTGTACAGATTCCTCTAGAGGAAGATTTTAGCATTGACCCTGATGCTTATCGTCAGCCTTGTAGCGGCATTATCATCGCCAACCCTAATGCGCCAACGGGCTTACTGCTGTCGCTTGCTGATATTCGTAAACTTGCGAGTGAGCATTCTAATGCGGTCATTGTTATTGACGAAGCGTATATCGATTTTGCTCAGATGGATGAAAGCAATGCAGACGTGCCAGTCTCAGCGGTGAGTTTAATCAATGAGTGTGATAACGTTATCGTGACTCAAACCTTCTCAAAATCACGTTCGCTTGCTGGATTGCGGGTTGGTATGGCTTTTGGTAATGCATCATTGATTGAAGCATTAACACGGATGAAAAATAGCTTTAACAGCTATCCGCTGGATAAGTTGGCTCAGGCTGGGGCGACTGCGAGTGTGTTAGATACTGAGTACTTTGAGCAGACCCGTCAGCAAGTCATTGATTTACGTACGTCGCTAACGGCAGAACTGACTACATTGGGCTATAAAGTCCTACCGTCACATGCAAACTTCGTATTCGCTCGTCCAAAAGATGGCAATGCAAGTGCTGTCGCGAGTGCGTTACGCGAGCAAGGTATTATTGTTCGCCATTTTGATAAGCCGCGTATTGCAGAGTACTTGCGTATTACTATCGGTACGGCAGAGCAGAACAACCGTTTGATTGATGCTCTAAAAGCCTTGCAAGTCGATGCTAGCGTTGCTGCTGAATAA
- the hisD gene encoding histidinol dehydrogenase, giving the protein MRQLSTQDADFDSQLTQLLAFETVNDAELLHTVDNIIAQVRADGDSVVLALTQQFDQHPATSMQELELSKEALAEAFANLDEKVKTALTTAATRVQTFHERQVQETWQYEDELGNRLGQKVTPLDRVGIYVPGGLASYPSSVLMNAIPAKVAGVTEVIMVVPAPKGVLNPLVLAAAHLAQVDRVFTIGGAQAVAALAYGTETIPAVDKITGPGNKYVAAAKRAVFGQVGIDMIAGPSEVLVYAEGEAQDRADWLAMDLLSQAEHDRIAQAIFVTTSEEQLTEVALEIEKALAELPKADIARDSLQNRGALILVKDRSEGMALINRIAPEHLELSVDNPDALLNDIRHAGAIFMGRHTPEAIGDYCAGPNHVLPTSGTARFSSPLGVYDFQKKSSIIYCSESGSKPLAETADILAQREDLEAHARSARYRYQ; this is encoded by the coding sequence ATGCGCCAGTTAAGTACCCAAGATGCCGATTTTGATAGTCAATTGACACAGTTGCTTGCCTTTGAAACAGTCAATGATGCTGAACTATTACATACCGTCGATAATATCATCGCCCAAGTACGTGCTGATGGTGATAGCGTCGTATTGGCATTGACTCAGCAGTTTGACCAGCATCCAGCAACGTCGATGCAAGAGTTAGAGTTGTCTAAAGAAGCGCTTGCTGAAGCGTTTGCCAATCTTGATGAAAAAGTGAAGACAGCGTTGACCACAGCAGCGACTCGGGTACAGACATTCCATGAGCGCCAAGTACAAGAAACCTGGCAGTATGAGGATGAGCTAGGCAACCGATTGGGTCAGAAAGTCACGCCACTTGATCGCGTTGGGATTTATGTACCAGGCGGTTTGGCTTCTTATCCATCGTCAGTATTGATGAATGCTATTCCTGCTAAGGTAGCTGGCGTCACTGAAGTTATCATGGTCGTACCAGCGCCTAAAGGCGTGCTCAATCCGTTAGTATTAGCAGCGGCTCATTTGGCCCAAGTCGATCGCGTCTTCACTATTGGTGGCGCTCAAGCAGTAGCAGCTTTAGCTTACGGCACTGAAACGATTCCAGCCGTGGACAAAATCACAGGACCAGGCAACAAATATGTCGCTGCAGCCAAACGCGCAGTATTTGGTCAAGTTGGTATCGATATGATTGCTGGACCTTCAGAAGTATTGGTATATGCAGAAGGCGAAGCACAAGATAGAGCGGACTGGCTAGCGATGGATCTATTGTCTCAAGCTGAACATGATCGTATTGCACAAGCTATCTTTGTGACGACTAGCGAAGAGCAGCTCACCGAAGTAGCACTTGAGATAGAAAAAGCATTGGCTGAGCTACCAAAAGCAGACATCGCACGTGACTCATTACAGAACCGCGGTGCACTGATTTTGGTAAAAGATCGTAGCGAAGGTATGGCACTTATCAATCGTATCGCTCCTGAGCATTTAGAGTTATCCGTTGATAATCCTGATGCACTGTTGAATGATATTCGTCATGCCGGCGCTATTTTTATGGGTCGTCATACGCCCGAAGCTATTGGGGATTACTGTGCAGGGCCAAATCATGTACTGCCAACATCAGGCACAGCGCGCTTTTCTTCTCCGTTAGGTGTGTACGATTTTCAAAAGAAATCATCTATCATTTATTGCAGTGAATCCGGTAGTAAGCCTTTGGCTGAGACAGCTGATATTTTAGCGCAGCGTGAGGACTTAGAAGCCCATGCGCGTTCAGCTCGTTATCGTTATCAGTAG
- the hisG gene encoding ATP phosphoribosyltransferase: MTETSKSLPASGLLNEVNDEFSGLTLALSKGRILEETMPLLRAAGVDLLEDPEASRKLIFPTSNPNVRVLILRASDVPTYVEHGAADFGVAGKDVLLEHGANHVYELLDLQIAQCKLMTAGVKDAPLPNRRLRIATKYVNVARAYFASQGQQVDVIKLYGSMELAPLVGLGDLIVDVVDTGNTLRANGLEARDHICDVSSRLIVNQVSYKRKFALLEPILDSFKNSIANS, encoded by the coding sequence ATGACTGAGACAAGCAAATCTTTACCAGCCAGCGGTTTATTAAATGAAGTAAACGATGAGTTTTCAGGTCTAACCTTGGCTTTATCAAAAGGCCGCATTCTAGAAGAGACCATGCCACTGCTACGTGCAGCTGGCGTTGACTTACTAGAAGATCCTGAAGCGTCGCGTAAACTGATTTTTCCAACCTCAAATCCAAATGTGCGTGTATTGATTTTGCGTGCCAGCGATGTGCCGACCTATGTCGAACACGGTGCTGCTGACTTTGGGGTGGCAGGTAAAGATGTGCTGCTTGAGCATGGTGCCAATCATGTTTATGAATTACTCGATTTGCAGATTGCCCAGTGCAAACTGATGACTGCGGGTGTGAAAGATGCACCGCTGCCAAATCGTCGCCTGCGTATCGCGACCAAATATGTCAATGTCGCTCGTGCTTATTTTGCAAGCCAAGGTCAGCAGGTTGATGTCATCAAGCTTTATGGCTCGATGGAGCTTGCGCCGTTGGTCGGCTTGGGCGATCTGATTGTCGATGTGGTCGACACAGGTAATACATTACGCGCCAATGGACTTGAAGCCCGCGATCACATTTGTGATGTTTCATCACGTCTGATCGTCAATCAAGTCAGCTATAAGCGCAAATTTGCACTACTAGAACCAATCTTAGATAGCTTTAAAAATAGTATCGCCAATAGCTAA
- the murA gene encoding UDP-N-acetylglucosamine 1-carboxyvinyltransferase translates to MDQFLITGSSRIAGEVTISGAKNAALPLLAAMILAETPTTLHNVPSLQDVRTLIELIGGMGIKIQKQDDTVTCDTKSIDNFYAPYDLVKTMRASILVLGPLLARFGEAEVSLPGGCAIGSRPVDQHLKAFEAMGAEISVENGYVKAQAPKGGKLLGCNFSFDMITVGGTENVIMAAALAKGTTVLGNCALEPEVVDLANMLVAMGAKISGIGTSTMTIEGVERLHGCEYSVVPDRIETGSYLAGALMTRGDVLTKKTSALLLTPVLEKFEDMGATITSGDDWIRAQMKGRPKAVDIRTQPHPGFPTDMQAQLMAIACLADGTSTFIENIFENRYMHVPELNRLGASIQVDGHTAVVRGVENFTAAPVMATDLRASMSLVMAAATAEGESLIDRIYHIDRGYEHVEDKLRSLGVNIERINTNA, encoded by the coding sequence ATGGATCAATTTTTAATCACTGGTAGTAGTCGTATCGCAGGGGAAGTCACCATCTCAGGCGCCAAAAATGCCGCTTTGCCGTTACTCGCAGCTATGATATTGGCTGAGACCCCAACGACACTGCATAACGTGCCGTCACTACAAGACGTGCGAACGTTGATTGAATTGATCGGTGGCATGGGTATCAAAATCCAGAAGCAAGATGATACGGTCACTTGCGATACCAAGAGTATCGATAACTTTTATGCCCCGTATGATTTGGTAAAAACCATGCGCGCGTCAATCTTGGTACTAGGGCCGTTACTGGCACGTTTTGGCGAAGCTGAAGTCTCATTGCCAGGTGGTTGTGCGATTGGTTCGCGCCCTGTTGATCAGCATCTAAAAGCTTTTGAAGCGATGGGTGCTGAAATCAGTGTAGAAAATGGCTATGTAAAGGCCCAAGCGCCAAAAGGTGGCAAGCTATTAGGCTGTAATTTCTCATTTGATATGATTACCGTTGGCGGTACTGAAAACGTCATCATGGCAGCAGCATTGGCCAAAGGTACGACTGTCTTAGGCAACTGTGCGTTAGAGCCAGAAGTGGTTGATTTGGCCAATATGTTGGTTGCAATGGGTGCCAAAATAAGCGGTATCGGTACATCAACGATGACGATCGAAGGGGTAGAGCGTCTACACGGCTGTGAGTACTCAGTCGTCCCTGACCGTATCGAAACAGGCTCATACCTTGCTGGTGCCTTGATGACACGTGGCGATGTGTTGACCAAAAAAACATCTGCTCTATTATTGACGCCAGTGCTAGAGAAGTTCGAAGACATGGGTGCAACTATCACGAGTGGTGATGACTGGATTCGCGCACAAATGAAAGGTCGTCCAAAGGCAGTTGACATCCGTACTCAGCCACATCCTGGTTTCCCAACGGATATGCAAGCTCAGCTCATGGCGATTGCTTGCTTAGCGGACGGTACAAGTACTTTTATCGAAAACATCTTCGAAAACCGCTATATGCATGTACCAGAGCTTAATCGTTTGGGCGCGTCTATTCAGGTTGATGGTCACACTGCGGTAGTACGAGGTGTCGAAAACTTTACCGCAGCCCCAGTCATGGCGACGGATTTACGCGCGTCTATGTCATTGGTAATGGCAGCGGCAACTGCTGAAGGCGAGAGCTTAATTGACCGTATTTACCACATCGATCGTGGTTATGAGCATGTTGAAGACAAGCTGCGTAGCTTAGGCGTGAACATCGAGCGTATTAATACCAACGCTTAA
- a CDS encoding alpha/beta hydrolase, whose amino-acid sequence MKDAQANIQPNEDTSAIGNIGIHNKPAHKKTRTLRFGGAAILALGSIALATQNAQALSPLAIVNGITSSGGVGVSKDILYGDEPSQDLDIYYPKPLAQAMKSQSTINTSYPMVVFVHGGSWESGNKEQYAFVGQSLAKAGYVTAVINYRKAPEHVYPDYVKDAAQAIAWSIENATSLHADPSRLAVMGHSAGAFNAVAAVANEDFLAPYGIKPTDIATVIGIAGPYSYDFRKFSSATAFGSNATPDQVMPDRQIKGAQPPYLLLTAEKDKIVHVTNTIKMTEAFKKAGVTVETGEIEGASHATSIGAMAPPLRWVNDVRAQVLTYLDKTLK is encoded by the coding sequence ATGAAGGATGCACAGGCAAATATACAACCAAATGAAGACACAAGTGCCATTGGTAATATAGGTATACACAATAAACCTGCTCATAAGAAAACGCGAACATTGAGATTTGGTGGTGCGGCAATATTGGCATTGGGCAGTATCGCATTAGCCACGCAAAACGCACAGGCATTATCGCCATTGGCTATCGTCAATGGGATTACTTCTAGTGGTGGCGTTGGGGTTAGCAAAGACATTTTATACGGTGACGAGCCCTCACAAGATCTAGATATTTATTATCCAAAACCGCTAGCACAAGCAATGAAATCTCAGAGTACTATCAACACTAGCTATCCTATGGTGGTATTTGTCCATGGTGGTTCATGGGAGAGCGGCAATAAAGAACAATATGCCTTTGTCGGTCAGAGCCTAGCCAAAGCAGGGTACGTCACCGCAGTGATTAATTACCGTAAAGCGCCTGAGCATGTCTATCCTGATTATGTCAAAGATGCGGCTCAAGCGATTGCTTGGAGTATTGAAAATGCGACCAGTCTCCATGCTGATCCGTCACGCCTAGCAGTGATGGGGCATTCTGCTGGCGCGTTTAATGCAGTAGCAGCCGTTGCCAACGAAGACTTTTTGGCGCCTTATGGCATTAAGCCAACAGATATTGCAACCGTTATTGGGATTGCGGGTCCTTATAGCTATGATTTCCGTAAGTTCAGTAGTGCAACAGCGTTTGGCTCTAACGCCACGCCTGATCAGGTGATGCCAGATCGTCAGATTAAAGGTGCACAGCCACCGTATTTATTATTAACCGCTGAAAAAGATAAAATTGTACATGTGACGAATACAATAAAAATGACAGAAGCGTTTAAAAAAGCAGGCGTAACCGTTGAAACGGGCGAAATCGAAGGGGCCAGTCATGCGACCAGTATTGGTGCGATGGCACCGCCGCTACGCTGGGTCAATGATGTGCGTGCGCAAGTATTGACCTACTTGGATAAAACGCTCAAATAG
- a CDS encoding BON domain-containing protein, whose product MTPMHLRTAIFGSSRRITTGIMIAACVVSTGCATNYLTNSTEGTYGVPMTERTIPQRLLDRSIEHTAKINIYGLKEDLQQTSRMGIDSFNSEVLLTGEVPTETLKAEVEKVVSSMPDVRRVYNEMEVSASKGYSSTVHDGYITSKLLAKIAASDGVSASQIKAVTNNGVVYIMGRMTPTQQSHLIDIANSTVGVTELVLLTTVVDDRGVKINNDDIMYENNLANPAVVPAAQDTTISTATPIVITEEEATTAQPSSSPYIDLYQNQ is encoded by the coding sequence ATGACACCGATGCATTTGCGCACTGCTATTTTTGGTTCATCACGCCGTATTACGACTGGCATTATGATTGCTGCCTGCGTTGTCAGTACAGGTTGTGCCACCAACTATCTGACTAACAGTACAGAAGGGACTTATGGTGTACCAATGACTGAGCGCACGATTCCGCAGCGTCTGCTCGATCGTAGTATTGAACATACTGCCAAAATCAATATATACGGGTTAAAAGAAGACCTGCAGCAAACCAGTCGTATGGGTATCGATAGCTTCAATAGCGAAGTGCTGCTCACAGGTGAAGTGCCAACTGAAACGCTCAAAGCAGAAGTAGAAAAAGTCGTTAGCTCTATGCCAGATGTACGCCGTGTCTACAATGAGATGGAAGTGAGTGCATCAAAAGGGTATAGCTCAACGGTTCATGATGGCTATATCACTTCAAAGCTGCTGGCCAAAATAGCCGCCAGCGATGGTGTGAGTGCCTCACAAATTAAAGCCGTTACCAATAATGGTGTGGTCTACATTATGGGTCGTATGACACCTACTCAGCAGAGTCATCTGATTGATATCGCCAATAGTACTGTTGGAGTCACTGAGTTGGTATTGCTGACAACTGTCGTTGACGATAGAGGGGTGAAAATAAATAATGATGACATCATGTATGAGAATAATTTGGCCAATCCTGCAGTAGTGCCAGCTGCCCAAGATACCACTATCAGCACGGCAACGCCTATTGTCATAACGGAAGAAGAGGCCACTACTGCGCAGCCGTCTTCAAGCCCTTATATCGACCTTTATCAGAATCAGTAA